The Parambassis ranga chromosome 19, fParRan2.1, whole genome shotgun sequence genome contains a region encoding:
- the psmd11b gene encoding 26S proteasome non-ATPase regulatory subunit 11B encodes MAAAAVVEFQRAQSLISTDRNASIDILHSIVRRDVQENDEEAVRVKEQSILELGTLLAKTGQAAELGGLLKFVRPFLISISKAKAARLVRSLLDLFLDMEAATGQEVELCLECIEWAKAEKRTFLRQALEARLISLYFDTKRYQEALALGSQLLQELKKMDDKALLVEVQLLESKTYHALSNLPKARAALTSARTTANAIYCPPKLQAVLDMQSGIIHAAEEKDWKTAYSYFFEAFEGYDSIDSPRAITALKYMLLCKIVLNLPEEVQALISGKLGLRYAGRQTDALKCVAQASKNRSLADFEKALTEYRAELRDDPIINTHLAKLYDSLLEQNLIRVIEPFSRVQIEHISGLIKLSKGDVERKLSQMILDKKFHGILDQGEGVLIIFEEPPVDKTYEAALETIQNMSKVVDSLYNKAKKLT; translated from the exons ATGGCggctgcagcagtggttgaATTCCAGAGAGCTCAGTCTCTCATTAGCACGGATCGCAACGCTTCAATCGACATTCTACATTCAATAG TGAGGAGGGATGTTCAAGAGAACGATGAGGAAGCTGTCAGGGTTAAGGAACAGAGCATCCTGGAGCTGGGGACCCTCCTGGCAAAGACAGGACAAGCTGCTG AACTCGGTGGACTGTTGAAGTTTGTGAGGCCTTTCCTGATTTCCATCAGCAAGGCCAAAGCGGCTCGGCTTGTTCGCTCTCTGCTCGACCTTTTCCTTGACATGGAGGCAGCGACGGGTCAGGAGGTTGAGTTGTGTCTTGAATGCATTGAGTGGGCCAAGGCTGAGAAGAGGACCTTCCTCCGACAGGCTTTGGAG GCACGGCTGATCTCACTCTATTTTGACACCAAAAGATACCAGGAGGCCTTGGCTCTCG GCTCTCAATTGCTCCAGGAGTTAAAAAAGATGGACGACAAAGCTCTGCTGGTGGAGGTTCAACTGCTTGAAAGTAAGACGTACCACGCTCTCAGTAACCTGCCCAAGGCCCGTGCAGCCCTCACCTCAGCCAGAACCACCGCCAATGCCATTTACTGTCCTCCAAAGCTCCAGGCGGTGCTGGACATGCAGTCAG GGATCATCCAcgcagcagaggagaaggactGGAAGACGGCCTACTCTTACTTCTTTGAGGCCTTTGAGGGTTATGATTCCATCGACAGTCCCAGAGCCATCACAGCCCTCAAATACATGCTCCTGTGCAAAATTGTACTCAACTT ACCAGAGGAAGTACAAGCTCTGATCAGCGGTAAACTGGGACTGCGATATGCCGGCCGCCAG ACAGACGCACTGAAATGTGTCGCCCAGGCCAGCAAGAATAGGTCATTAGCAGACTTTGAAAAG GCACTTACAGAGTACAGAGCAGAATTGAGGGATGATCCAATTATTAACACTCACCTGGCCAAGCTGTATGACAGCCTGCTGGAACAGAACCTCATCCGAGTCATTGAACCTTTTTCCAGAGTACAG ATAGAACACATATCAGGTCTAATCAAACTATCAAAG GGCGATGTGGAGAGGAAATTATCACAGATGATTCTGGATAAAAAGTTTCATG GAATCCTCGACCAAGGCGAAGGTGTGTTGATCATATTTGAAGAGCCTCCGGTGGACAAAACATACGAGGCAGCCTTGGAAACAATTCAGAACATGAGCAAAGTTGTGGACTCACTTTACAACAAAGCCAAGAAGCTGACATAG
- the LOC114451932 gene encoding vesicle-fusing ATPase-like isoform X2 codes for MWNEGSAAVRSGNKRRNMQAARCPTDELSLTNCAVVNDKDQQQLEQHVIVRNITHNFVFTLKTHPSVNCGTIGFSLPQRKWAGLSIGQEVQVTSYKFDKSKQCISTMTVEIDFLQKKNVDSNPYDSDEMASEFIQHFNNQAFSVGQQFVFSFCDKLFGLLIKDMEGMDPGILKGEHSASGKKHKIEIGLLLGNSQVIFEKSETSSMTLVGKSKTRESRQSIISPDWNFEKMGIGGLDKEFSDIFRRAFASRVFPPDIVEQMGCKHVKGILLYGPPGCGKTLMARQIGKMLNAREPKIVNGPEILNKYVGESEANIRKLFADAEDEQKRLGANSSLHIIIFDEIDAICKQRGSMSGSTGVHDTVVNQLLSKIDGVEQLNNILVIGMTNRPDLIDEALLRPGRLEVKMEIGLPDEKGRIQILNIHTAKMRQYNLLATDVDIKELAVDTKNFSGAELEGLVRAAQSTAMNRHIKASNTVEVNIETAERLQVSRLDFMASLNNDIKPAFGTNQEDYASYIMNGIIRWGDPVSAVLEDGELLVRQTKNSDRTPLVSVLLEGPPNSGKTALAAKISEDSQFPFIKICSPDKMIGHSEIAKCQAIKKIFDDAYKSQLSCVVVDDIERLLDYVPIGPRFSNLVLQALLVLLKKPPPKGRKLLIIGTTSRKDVLQEMEMLNVFSTTIHIPNISRGEQLVEALELLDSFQEKERASIAKAVKGQSLWIGIKKLLMLIGMAAQMDPGYRVSKFLRLLKDEGALGSDAFVAI; via the exons ATGTGGAATGAAGGAAGTGCAGCAGTACGTTCTGGGAACAAGAGAAGA AATATGCAAGCAGCACGATGCCCGACAGACGAACTGTCGTTAACCAACTGTGCAGTCGTCAACGATAAGGACCAACAACAGCTTGAACA ACATGTGATTGTACGCAATATAACCCACAACTTCGTGTTCACCTTGAAGACTCATCCCAGTGTGAACTGTGGGACCATCGGCTTCAGCCTGCCACAG AGAAAATGGGCTGGTCTGTCGATTGGACAAGAGGTCCAAG TCACAAGCTACAAGTTTGACAAATCCAAACAGTGTATAAGCACCATGACAGTGGAAATTGACTTcctgcagaagaagaatgtgGACAGCAACCCGTATGACTCAGATGAGATGGCCAGCGAGTTCATCCAGCACTTCAACAACCAGGCTTTCAGTGTCGGACAGCAG ttcgTGTTTAGTTTCTGTGATAAGCTCTTTGGTCTGCTGATAAAAGATATGGAAGGCATGGACCCTGGCATCCTTAAGGGAGAACATTCAGCTTCTGGGAAGAAACATAAG ATTGAGATTGGTTTGTTGCTGGGAAACAGTCAGGTGATTTTTGAGAAATCTGAGACCTCATCCATGACCCTGGTTG GGAAATCCAAGACCCGAGAGTCTCGCCAGTCCATTATCAGCCCAGACTGGAACTTTGAGAAGATGGGTATCGGTGGTCTTGACAAGGAGTTTTCTGACATTTTCCGCAGAGCCTTTGCCTCCAGAGTCTTTCCTCCAGACATAGTTGAACAGATGG gctgtaaacatgtgaaGGGAATCCTGCTGTATGGACCTCCAGGCTGTGGAAAAACCCTTATGGCACGACAGATTGGCAAGATGCTAAATGCCCGGGAGCCGAAGATTGTAAATGGCCCTGAGATTCTCAACAAGTATGTTGGAGAGTCTGAGGCCAACATCAGGAAGCTGTTTGCAGATGCAGAGGATGAACAGAAGAGG CTCGGTGCTAACAGCAGCCTGCACATCATCATATTTGATGAAATCGATGCAATCTGTAAGCAGCGTGGCAGCATGTCGGGCAGCACAGGCGTCCACGACACAGTGGTCAACCAGCTACTGTCTAAAATAGAtggagtggagcagctgaacAACATCCTGGTCATAG GTATGACCAACAGGCCTGACCTGATAGATGAGGCCTTGTTGAGGCCAGGAAGACTGGAGGTCAAGATGGAGATTG GGTTACCGGATGAAAAGGGCCGCATTCAGATCCTCAACATTCACACAGCAAAGATGCGTCAGTACAACCTGCTGGCCACGGATGTCGACATTAAGGAGCTGGCTGTAGACACCAAGAATTTTAGTGGTGCTGAACTAGAGGGTCTGGTCAGGGCTGCTCAGTCTACTGCCATGAACAGACACATCAAG GCCAGCAACACAGTGGAGGTAAACATTGAGACAGCAGAAAGGCTGCAGGTCAGCCGACTCGACTTCATGGCCTCGCTGAATAACGACATCAAACCT GCATTTGGAACCAACCAGGAGGACTATGCCAGCTACATCATGAACGGTATAATCCGGTGGGGCGACCCAGTGTCAGCGGTCTTGGAGGACGGGGAGCTGCTGGTGCGGCAAACAAAGAACAGTGACAGGACACCGCTGGTCTCAGTGCTGCTAGAag GTCCCCCTAACAGTGGGAAAACAGCCCTGGCAGCTAAGATTTCTGAAGACTCCCAGTTTCCCTTCATCAAGATCTGTTCTCCTGACAAGATGATTGGACACTCCGAGATCGCCAAATGCCAAGCCATCAAAAAA ATATTTGACGATGCCTACAAGTCCCAGCTGAGCTGTGTGGTGGTTGATGACATTGAACGTTTGTTGG ACTACGTTCCAATTGGCCCTCGATTCTCCAACCTGGTGCTTCAAgccctgctggtgctgctgaaGAAACCCCCTCCAAAG GGTCGTAAGCTGCTGATCATCGGCACCACAAGTCGTAAAGACGTCCTCCAGGAAATGGAGATGTTAAATGTCTTCAGCACCACCATCCATATCCCTAACATCTCGAGAGGAGAGCAGTTGGTTGAAGCTTTGGAG CTGCTGGACAGTTTCCAAGAGAAAGAACGGGCCAGCATAGCAAAAGCTGTGAAGGGCCAGAGCTTATGGATTGGCATAAAGAAGTTGCTCATGCTGATTGGAATGGCTGCACAG
- the cdk5r1b gene encoding cyclin-dependent kinase 5 activator 1b has protein sequence MGTVLSLSPSYRKAALFEDGPATVGHYTAVQNSKNAKDKNLKRHSLINVLPWKRIVAVSAKKKGSKKVQPNGNYQNNVTHLNNENLKKSQSCANLSSFTQDQSTPALTKSSNNTASSVKKAPLTNSNVAPGTPKRVIVQASTSELLRCLGEFLCRRCYRLKHLSPTDPVLWLRSVDRSLLLQGWQDQGFITPANVVFVYMLCRDVVSSEVATEHELQAVLLTCLYLSYSYMGNEISYPLKPFLVESSKETFWDRCLSIINLMSAKMLQINSDPHYFTQVFADLKNESQKEEERSRLLIGLDR, from the coding sequence ATGGGAACCGTGCTGTCTTTGTCACCAAGCTACAGAAAGGCAGCGCTTTTCGAGGATGGGCCGGCAACTGTAGGCCACTACACAGCCGTCCAGAACAGCAAGAATGCCAAAGACAAGAACCTGAAGCGCCACTCACTCATCAATGTGCTGCCGTGGAAGCGGATTGTGGCCGTATCTGCCAAAAAGAAAGGTTCCAAGAAAGTGCAGCCCAACGGCAACTACCAGAACAACGTCACCCACCTGAACAATGAGAACCTGAAGAAGTCGCAGTCCTGTGCCAACCTGTCCTCCTTCACCCAGGACCAGAGTACGCCTGCTCTTACCAAGAGCTCCAACAACACAGCTTCCTCTGTCAAAAAGGCCCCTCTGACCAACTCTAATGTGGCCCCTGGGACCCCAAAAAGAGTGATAGTCCAGGCCTCGACCAGTGAGCTGCTGCGCTGTCTCGGGGAGTTCCTGTGCCGGCGTTGTTACCGTCTGAAGCACCTGTCGCCCACTGACCCGGTGCTGTGGCTGCGCAGCGTGGACCGCTCCCTGCTGCTCCAAGGCTGGCAGGACCAGGGCTTCATCACACCTGCCAATGTGGTCTTCGTCTACATGCTGTGTCGCGATGTGGTCTCCTCCGAGGTGGCCACAGAGCACGAGCTGCAGGCTGTGCTGCTCACCTGCCTCTACTTGTCCTACTCCTACATGGGCAACGAGATCTCCTACCCACTCAAACCCTTCTTAGTGGAGAGCTCCAAGGAGACCTTCTGGGACCGCTGCCTGTCCATCATTAACCTGATGAGCGCTAAGATGCTCCAGATCAATTCCGACCCACATTACTTCACTCAGGTGTTTGCTGACCTGAAGAACGAGagccagaaggaggaggagaggagccgTCTGCTCATCGGCCTGGACCGGTGA
- the LOC114451932 gene encoding vesicle-fusing ATPase-like isoform X1: MTSRYVHRSRLVRRFLRLFCQRCVYAELYLNSGKIPKMTARNMQAARCPTDELSLTNCAVVNDKDQQQLEQHVIVRNITHNFVFTLKTHPSVNCGTIGFSLPQRKWAGLSIGQEVQVTSYKFDKSKQCISTMTVEIDFLQKKNVDSNPYDSDEMASEFIQHFNNQAFSVGQQFVFSFCDKLFGLLIKDMEGMDPGILKGEHSASGKKHKIEIGLLLGNSQVIFEKSETSSMTLVGKSKTRESRQSIISPDWNFEKMGIGGLDKEFSDIFRRAFASRVFPPDIVEQMGCKHVKGILLYGPPGCGKTLMARQIGKMLNAREPKIVNGPEILNKYVGESEANIRKLFADAEDEQKRLGANSSLHIIIFDEIDAICKQRGSMSGSTGVHDTVVNQLLSKIDGVEQLNNILVIGMTNRPDLIDEALLRPGRLEVKMEIGLPDEKGRIQILNIHTAKMRQYNLLATDVDIKELAVDTKNFSGAELEGLVRAAQSTAMNRHIKASNTVEVNIETAERLQVSRLDFMASLNNDIKPAFGTNQEDYASYIMNGIIRWGDPVSAVLEDGELLVRQTKNSDRTPLVSVLLEGPPNSGKTALAAKISEDSQFPFIKICSPDKMIGHSEIAKCQAIKKIFDDAYKSQLSCVVVDDIERLLDYVPIGPRFSNLVLQALLVLLKKPPPKGRKLLIIGTTSRKDVLQEMEMLNVFSTTIHIPNISRGEQLVEALELLDSFQEKERASIAKAVKGQSLWIGIKKLLMLIGMAAQMDPGYRVSKFLRLLKDEGALGSDAFVAI; encoded by the exons ATGACATCACGGTACGTGCACAGATCCCGCCTCGTCCGTCGGTTTCTGCGGTTGTTCTGTCAGCGGTGTGTATATGCTGAATTGTACTTAAACAGCGGTAAAATTCCAAAGATGACAGCTCGG AATATGCAAGCAGCACGATGCCCGACAGACGAACTGTCGTTAACCAACTGTGCAGTCGTCAACGATAAGGACCAACAACAGCTTGAACA ACATGTGATTGTACGCAATATAACCCACAACTTCGTGTTCACCTTGAAGACTCATCCCAGTGTGAACTGTGGGACCATCGGCTTCAGCCTGCCACAG AGAAAATGGGCTGGTCTGTCGATTGGACAAGAGGTCCAAG TCACAAGCTACAAGTTTGACAAATCCAAACAGTGTATAAGCACCATGACAGTGGAAATTGACTTcctgcagaagaagaatgtgGACAGCAACCCGTATGACTCAGATGAGATGGCCAGCGAGTTCATCCAGCACTTCAACAACCAGGCTTTCAGTGTCGGACAGCAG ttcgTGTTTAGTTTCTGTGATAAGCTCTTTGGTCTGCTGATAAAAGATATGGAAGGCATGGACCCTGGCATCCTTAAGGGAGAACATTCAGCTTCTGGGAAGAAACATAAG ATTGAGATTGGTTTGTTGCTGGGAAACAGTCAGGTGATTTTTGAGAAATCTGAGACCTCATCCATGACCCTGGTTG GGAAATCCAAGACCCGAGAGTCTCGCCAGTCCATTATCAGCCCAGACTGGAACTTTGAGAAGATGGGTATCGGTGGTCTTGACAAGGAGTTTTCTGACATTTTCCGCAGAGCCTTTGCCTCCAGAGTCTTTCCTCCAGACATAGTTGAACAGATGG gctgtaaacatgtgaaGGGAATCCTGCTGTATGGACCTCCAGGCTGTGGAAAAACCCTTATGGCACGACAGATTGGCAAGATGCTAAATGCCCGGGAGCCGAAGATTGTAAATGGCCCTGAGATTCTCAACAAGTATGTTGGAGAGTCTGAGGCCAACATCAGGAAGCTGTTTGCAGATGCAGAGGATGAACAGAAGAGG CTCGGTGCTAACAGCAGCCTGCACATCATCATATTTGATGAAATCGATGCAATCTGTAAGCAGCGTGGCAGCATGTCGGGCAGCACAGGCGTCCACGACACAGTGGTCAACCAGCTACTGTCTAAAATAGAtggagtggagcagctgaacAACATCCTGGTCATAG GTATGACCAACAGGCCTGACCTGATAGATGAGGCCTTGTTGAGGCCAGGAAGACTGGAGGTCAAGATGGAGATTG GGTTACCGGATGAAAAGGGCCGCATTCAGATCCTCAACATTCACACAGCAAAGATGCGTCAGTACAACCTGCTGGCCACGGATGTCGACATTAAGGAGCTGGCTGTAGACACCAAGAATTTTAGTGGTGCTGAACTAGAGGGTCTGGTCAGGGCTGCTCAGTCTACTGCCATGAACAGACACATCAAG GCCAGCAACACAGTGGAGGTAAACATTGAGACAGCAGAAAGGCTGCAGGTCAGCCGACTCGACTTCATGGCCTCGCTGAATAACGACATCAAACCT GCATTTGGAACCAACCAGGAGGACTATGCCAGCTACATCATGAACGGTATAATCCGGTGGGGCGACCCAGTGTCAGCGGTCTTGGAGGACGGGGAGCTGCTGGTGCGGCAAACAAAGAACAGTGACAGGACACCGCTGGTCTCAGTGCTGCTAGAag GTCCCCCTAACAGTGGGAAAACAGCCCTGGCAGCTAAGATTTCTGAAGACTCCCAGTTTCCCTTCATCAAGATCTGTTCTCCTGACAAGATGATTGGACACTCCGAGATCGCCAAATGCCAAGCCATCAAAAAA ATATTTGACGATGCCTACAAGTCCCAGCTGAGCTGTGTGGTGGTTGATGACATTGAACGTTTGTTGG ACTACGTTCCAATTGGCCCTCGATTCTCCAACCTGGTGCTTCAAgccctgctggtgctgctgaaGAAACCCCCTCCAAAG GGTCGTAAGCTGCTGATCATCGGCACCACAAGTCGTAAAGACGTCCTCCAGGAAATGGAGATGTTAAATGTCTTCAGCACCACCATCCATATCCCTAACATCTCGAGAGGAGAGCAGTTGGTTGAAGCTTTGGAG CTGCTGGACAGTTTCCAAGAGAAAGAACGGGCCAGCATAGCAAAAGCTGTGAAGGGCCAGAGCTTATGGATTGGCATAAAGAAGTTGCTCATGCTGATTGGAATGGCTGCACAG